In Pseudoxanthomonas sp. SE1, the genomic stretch CCTGCAGCGCGCCGAGGGCGGCTGGAAGGCAGTACTCGCCGGCACGTTCGGCGACACCGGGGAAGCCGGCGCGATCCGCATCGCGGAGTCCGTATTCGGCGATGCGGCGAACGACCGCCTGCTGCTGGCCGAAGAGGATGTCGCCGTCGGCACTCGCCTGCGCGAATACGGCCTGGACGGCACCTATCGCGGTCGCGACATCGGCGCGGACCTGTTCAAGGCGCAGGCCGAGGGCATGGCGCTGGCGCAGTGCGCGGGCGGCGCTGGCTATTGGATCGCCACCGACCAGTTCAAGGACCGCAGCGTGTTCCATGTGTTCGATCGCGTGACGCTGGCCTACAAGGGTGCGTTCGCCGGCAACAAGACCGCGAACACCGATGGCGTGTGGCTGGACCAGAGCGCCGACGCACGCTTCCCGCAGGGCGCGTTCTACGCCGTCGACGACGACCAGGCGGTGGCCGCGTTCGACTGGCGCGACATCGCCAAGGCTCTGTCGCTGCCGGAGTGCCGCGCCGAATGAGACGGGCAGGGGATGCGGGGATGAAGTGGGTGCTGGCCGTGCTGTTGCTGGGGACCTGTGCGGCACCGCTCGCGCAGGAAGCGACGGCACGCCAGCCCGAGCCGAACACGCGCGTGCCGAAGGGCGTGGTGCGCTATGCGCCGAGCGGCTTTCCGGACCGGATCGTGGCCTCGCCGGCGCAGGAGGCCGCCTCCGGCTTCTCGGTGGCATGGCGCACGGATACGAAGGTCGATGCGCCCGTGCTCGAGATCGTCGTCGCCGGTGACTCGCCCGACATGGGCGAGCCGCGCCGGATCAACGCGACGAGCACGCCGCTGAAGACCGAAAACGGCGAAGCCCATCACCATCGCGCGGACGTCGATGGCCTGCAACCGGACACGCTGTATGCGTGGCGCGTGCAGGGCGACCGCACCTGGAGCGCCTGGCACCACACCCGTACTGCTGCCGCGGTAGACGCGCCGCTGACGCTGCTGTATTTCGGCGACACCCAGAACAAGAACGTCAGCCTGACCACCCGTGTCGTCCGCGAAGCGATGCGGGCCGCGCCCGAGGCGCGTCTGGCCTTGTTCGCCGGCGACCTGGTCAGCGGCGGCGATGGCGAGGACGACACCGAGTGGGGCGAATGGTTCGAGGCGAATGAAGTGCTGCCGACCTCGCTGGTCGTGGCGCCGGCGCCGGGCAACCACGAGTACTTCGAGGAGTTCGAGGACACGCCGCAGGAGCGCCGCGTGCTGGGTGCGCACTGGCCGGTGACGTTCGCGCTGCCGGGCAATGGCGTGGCGCAGGCGAAGCAGACCACGTACTGGTTCGATTATCAGGATGTGCGTGTGGTGGTGATCGACGGCACCTCCGCGCTCGACCTGGGCACGGCGAAGGCGCAGGCGGCGTGGCTGGAGGGTGTCCTTGCCAGCAATCCGAAGCGCTGGAGCATCGTGCTGACGCACCAGCCGTTCTTCTCGCCACGCGAGGGGCGCGACAACGTGCTGCTGCGCCGGCACCTGCTGCCGGTGATCCGCAAGCGCAAGGTCGACCTGGTGCTGCAGGGGCATGACCATGTGTACGGTCGCCTGAAGAACGAAGTGCCCACACCCGTTTTCGTCGTGTCGGTCACTGGCGCCAAGCAGTACCGGCTCTCCGATGAAGCGCGCAAGACCATGCGGCCGGTCGCGGAAGATACGCAACTGTTCCAGGTGCTGCGCTTCGACGGTCCGCGCCTGCGCTACGAAGCGCGCACGGCGACGGGTCGCCTCTACGATGCCTTCGACCTCGTCGATGATGGCGTGGCGGGCAAGCAGCTCGTCGAGCACGCGGAAGGCCGCATCGACGAACGCACCTGCACCCGTGCCGAGACCCTGAAGGGCCGCACCGATCGGTGCTGGGAATGAGTCGCTTCATGTAGGAGGGGCTGACCAGCCATTCGGCTGTTGAAAGCCAGCCCCGACAGCCAAACCTTCTCCACCCACCGGTCGGGGCTGAAGCCCCTCCTACACGAGGTGTTCCATGCGTTTCGTCTGCCTGATGTTCCTGCTTGCCCTCTCCGTGGGGAACGCCCTCGCGCGCGAAGCGCACATCCGCCATCCGTTCCTCGCCCAGCAGCCCAAGGCCGCGCCGGAGGAAGTGCTTCTGGCCGTGGAGATTCCCGCGGGCAGCTTCACCAAGTACGAGATCAACGACGAAGGGCTGGTCTTCGTCGATCGCTTCCAGTCGATGCCGGTGGCGTATCCCGCCAACTATGGTTCGATGCCGCGCACGCTGGCCGGCGACGGCGATCCGCTGGACGCGCTGGTGCTGACGCGGGAGCCGCTGCATCCCGGCGTGCTGGTGAAGTTCCGGCCGATCGGCGTGCTGCGTATGCTCGACGACGGCAAGCACGACGAGAAGATCATCGGCGTGCCCACCGACAAGGTCGACCCGACCTACGTCGGCATCCGCGATCTTGCCGACCTGCCGGAGATCGAGCGCCAGCGCATCGAGGCGTTCTTCCGCGTCTACAAGGACCTGCCGAAGGGTCGCAATCCGGTGCAGCTCAACGGCTACGGCGATGCGAAGGAAGCGAAGGCGCTGATCCGCGAATCGCTGGAGCGCTTCGTCCAGTCGGCGAACGACTGAAAAGGTCGCTTGCGGCTGTAGGAGGGGCTTCAGCCCCGACCTCTTCGTCGGGCGGCGGTCGGGGCTGAAGCCCCTCCTACAACAAAAAAGGCGAGCCGGAGCTCGCCTTTTTCATGAAGCGCTGGCGGACGTCAGGCCGCCGCGGCCTGGCTGATCCGCGGGCCTTCGCGCAGCGCCTTGCCCACCATGCCGACCAGCAGGTCAAGCTCCTCGCCGTCGATGGCGAAATGCGGGGTGAAGCGCAGCGAATTGGCACCGCCGTGGATGACGTTCAGGCCCTGCTGGCGCAGCCATTCCTCGGTGGAGCCGGCGCCGTAGCACTTGAAGGCTGGCGACAGTTCGCACGAGAACAGCAGGCCGGTGCCCTGCACGTTGGTGATCAGGCCGCCCAGCTCCGCCTGCAGTTGCTGCAGCTTCTGCACGGCTTCGACGCCGCGCTTGCGGATGTTCTCGCGCACCTGCGGGGTCAGCTGGGCCAGTGTTGCGCAGGCCACGTCCAGTGCGCGGGGATTGGTCGTCATCGTGTTGCCGTACACGCCCTTGCGATACAGGCCGGCGGCACGCTCGTTCACCGCCAGCACCGACAGCGGGTACTGCGCAGCGTTGAGCGCCTTGGAATAGGTCTCCATGTCCGGCGCGTCCATACCTTCGAAGCCCGGGTAGTCGACGATGGACAGCACACCGTGCGCGCGCAGGCCGGCCTGGATCGAATCCACCAGGAACAGGCTGCCGTGGCTGCGGGTCAGTTCGCGCGCGGCGGCGTAGAACGCCGGCGGCACCGAGCGGCCCGGGTCGCCTTCGCCCATCACCGGCTCCAGGAACACGGCTTCGACGAACCAGCCCTTGGTCTCCGCATCGGCGAAGGCCTGCTTCAGCGCGTCCACGTCGTACGGCGGGATGGCGATGACCGAATCCTCGCCGCGGTAGCTGGCCAGGTGCTGCTGGTAGGACTTGCGCGAGGAATCGGAATACAGCGCCGGGCGTTCGGTGCGGCCGTGGAAGCTGCCCTTCACCACGATGCGCTTGATGGTGCGGCCGGCGTGGCGGCCGTCCGGGTCGGTCATCAGCTTGCTGTTGATGTCGGCGATGCGCGCGGCCAGGCCGACGGACTCGGAGCCGGAATTCAGGCACAGGAACTTCGCGAACGGACAGCCCCCGCGGGTGTGGCCGATCTCCTTGCGCAGGGCGCGGTCGAAACGCAGTTGCGACAGGCTGGGGGTCATGATGTTGGCCATCGCCTGCGGGCGGGCCATCGCCTCCATCACCGCGGCCGGGGTATGGCCGAAGCCGAGCATGCCGTAGCCGCCCGCGTCGTACAGCACCGCCCCGTTGAGCGTGACCACCCACGGGCCCCGTGCAGCCAGCGCAATGTAGGGGTTGATGGCGTCTTCGGCGTAGAAGTTGACGTAGCCGGCCTGCACGGCGCGCAGCTGCTCGGCTTCGTCGAGGTCGAACAGTTCGGCGAACTCGTCCTTCAGTCGCGCATGTTCTGCGGCGGCGGCCTCGATGACGGCCGCCAGGTCCGGATGGCCCTTGGCCAGGCGTTCGATGGCGGCATCGTCCAGGCCGCGGGTCAGGCGCTGGCCCGGGTGGGCGCGCAACGGGGCGAGATGGTCGATCAGGGCCATGGCAATCCTCCGGCGGGAAACGGCAAACCCGTATTATCGGGATTAATTCGTCGTTTGACAGTTGTGAACTGCGCGGATTTGGAGGATATTTCGTCGATTCGACGAATCGCGCCTGTTCAATGAAGCTCACTGACGCCGACCAGCAACTGCTCTCAATGCTCCGTGAGAACGCACGTGCCTCCACGGCACAGATCGCGCGGCGGCTGAACCTGTCGCGGACCACTGTGCAGAGCCGGATCGAGCGGTTGGAGCGCGAGGGCGTGATCAGCGGTTACACCGTCCGTGTCCATGACGAATACGACCGCAGCCACCTGCGTGCGCACATCATGATCGCCGTGCATCCCAAGCAGATGACCTCGGTGGTCGCGGCGCTGCGCGCGATGCCGGAGCTGCGCGTGCTGCATTCGGTCAGCGGCAGCCACGACCTGATCGCCATCGGCGCGGTGCCGACGGTGGGCGACATGGATGTGCTGACCGATCGTATCGGTGCGCTCGACGGCGTGGAGCGCACCACCTCGTCGATCGTGCTGTCGACCAAGTTCGAACGCTGACGGGGCGTCCCGGCGGGCTCCCGTACAATGCACGCCCCCGCAAGGCCCCGACCGTGAAGAAGTCCGATTTCCATTTCGACCTGCCCGAGGCGCTGATCGCCCAGGCGCCGCTGCCCGAGCGTTCCGCGAGCCGGCTGCTCGTGGTGCCGCCAGGCGATGTGCCGTTCGCTGACCGCCATGTACGCGACCTGCCGGAATGGGTGCAGCCCGGTGATCTGCTGGTGTTCAACGACACTCGCGTGATTCCCGCGCGCCTGTTCGGCCAGAAGGAAAGCGGCGGACGCGTGGAGATCCTGATCGAGCGCCTGTTGCCGGAGAACGCCGCGCGGGCGCAGATCGGCGCCAGCAAGTCGCCCAGGCCAGGCAGCCG encodes the following:
- a CDS encoding inorganic diphosphatase → MFLLALSVGNALAREAHIRHPFLAQQPKAAPEEVLLAVEIPAGSFTKYEINDEGLVFVDRFQSMPVAYPANYGSMPRTLAGDGDPLDALVLTREPLHPGVLVKFRPIGVLRMLDDGKHDEKIIGVPTDKVDPTYVGIRDLADLPEIERQRIEAFFRVYKDLPKGRNPVQLNGYGDAKEAKALIRESLERFVQSAND
- a CDS encoding metallophosphoesterase family protein — its product is MKWVLAVLLLGTCAAPLAQEATARQPEPNTRVPKGVVRYAPSGFPDRIVASPAQEAASGFSVAWRTDTKVDAPVLEIVVAGDSPDMGEPRRINATSTPLKTENGEAHHHRADVDGLQPDTLYAWRVQGDRTWSAWHHTRTAAAVDAPLTLLYFGDTQNKNVSLTTRVVREAMRAAPEARLALFAGDLVSGGDGEDDTEWGEWFEANEVLPTSLVVAPAPGNHEYFEEFEDTPQERRVLGAHWPVTFALPGNGVAQAKQTTYWFDYQDVRVVVIDGTSALDLGTAKAQAAWLEGVLASNPKRWSIVLTHQPFFSPREGRDNVLLRRHLLPVIRKRKVDLVLQGHDHVYGRLKNEVPTPVFVVSVTGAKQYRLSDEARKTMRPVAEDTQLFQVLRFDGPRLRYEARTATGRLYDAFDLVDDGVAGKQLVEHAEGRIDERTCTRAETLKGRTDRCWE
- a CDS encoding Lrp/AsnC family transcriptional regulator codes for the protein MKLTDADQQLLSMLRENARASTAQIARRLNLSRTTVQSRIERLEREGVISGYTVRVHDEYDRSHLRAHIMIAVHPKQMTSVVAALRAMPELRVLHSVSGSHDLIAIGAVPTVGDMDVLTDRIGALDGVERTTSSIVLSTKFER
- a CDS encoding aminotransferase class III-fold pyridoxal phosphate-dependent enzyme, which produces MALIDHLAPLRAHPGQRLTRGLDDAAIERLAKGHPDLAAVIEAAAAEHARLKDEFAELFDLDEAEQLRAVQAGYVNFYAEDAINPYIALAARGPWVVTLNGAVLYDAGGYGMLGFGHTPAAVMEAMARPQAMANIMTPSLSQLRFDRALRKEIGHTRGGCPFAKFLCLNSGSESVGLAARIADINSKLMTDPDGRHAGRTIKRIVVKGSFHGRTERPALYSDSSRKSYQQHLASYRGEDSVIAIPPYDVDALKQAFADAETKGWFVEAVFLEPVMGEGDPGRSVPPAFYAAARELTRSHGSLFLVDSIQAGLRAHGVLSIVDYPGFEGMDAPDMETYSKALNAAQYPLSVLAVNERAAGLYRKGVYGNTMTTNPRALDVACATLAQLTPQVRENIRKRGVEAVQKLQQLQAELGGLITNVQGTGLLFSCELSPAFKCYGAGSTEEWLRQQGLNVIHGGANSLRFTPHFAIDGEELDLLVGMVGKALREGPRISQAAAA